In Marisediminicola antarctica, one DNA window encodes the following:
- a CDS encoding ATP-binding cassette domain-containing protein has product MPTGVPIEIRSLTKSFGAVEAVTDLSFTVQPGQVTGFLGPNGAGKTTTLRVLLGLVAASSGTATFAGTAYRDLTHPLASVGTALEAASFNPGRTAANHLAVYAVAAGIERSRVGTVLDQVGLTEYGDRRVGGYSLGMRQRLGLAFALLGDPGVLVLDEPVNGLDPEGIRWMRGLLRALAAEGRTVLVSSHLLTEVQQTVDEVIIISRGRLVYSGTLDDLEAGTTVVADAPDRARLGAALRGAGSQIEQGPDGLIVTGVTAAEVGAIALAAGVPLSKLTARQEGLEDVFLELVGEGDRA; this is encoded by the coding sequence ATGCCAACCGGGGTTCCTATCGAGATTCGCTCGCTGACGAAGTCGTTCGGTGCCGTCGAGGCCGTCACCGACCTCAGTTTCACGGTACAGCCGGGGCAGGTGACCGGATTCCTCGGGCCCAATGGTGCAGGCAAGACGACGACGCTGAGGGTGCTGCTCGGTCTCGTCGCCGCCAGTTCCGGCACGGCGACCTTCGCCGGCACCGCCTACCGCGACCTGACGCATCCGCTCGCGAGCGTCGGCACGGCCCTCGAGGCCGCGAGTTTCAACCCCGGTCGCACCGCCGCGAACCACCTCGCCGTCTACGCGGTCGCCGCCGGCATCGAGCGATCCCGCGTCGGCACCGTGCTCGACCAAGTGGGGCTCACCGAGTACGGCGACCGCCGGGTCGGCGGCTACTCGCTCGGCATGCGGCAGCGACTCGGCCTCGCGTTCGCCCTGCTCGGCGACCCGGGCGTGCTCGTGCTCGACGAGCCGGTCAACGGGCTCGACCCCGAGGGCATCCGCTGGATGCGCGGCCTGCTCCGGGCGCTCGCCGCCGAGGGGCGCACGGTGCTCGTCTCCTCACACCTGCTCACCGAGGTTCAGCAGACCGTCGACGAGGTCATCATCATCTCCCGCGGGCGCCTCGTCTACTCCGGCACCCTCGACGACCTCGAGGCCGGCACGACGGTCGTGGCGGATGCGCCGGACCGCGCTCGTCTGGGTGCTGCGCTGCGCGGAGCCGGCTCCCAGATCGAGCAGGGCCCCGACGGACTGATTGTCACCGGCGTGACCGCTGCAGAGGTGGGCGCGATCGCGCTCGCCGCCGGGGTGCCCCTGAGCAAGCTGACGGCGAGGCAGGAGGGGCTCGAGGATGTCTTTCTCGAGCTGG